A genomic window from Bradyrhizobium lupini includes:
- a CDS encoding outer membrane protein — protein sequence MMKRLLLTTIGVVTLAMGPAMAADMAVKAPPPAPIIPIYNWTGLYIGGNGGWAQNHNCVDFLDAAGIAVASGCRDRSGGVIGGQLGYRWQASQWVFGLEAQGDWADLSNQRVSLFDPTLSTRAKTSAIGLFTGQIGYAWNASLLYVKGGAAVTDNRLSVLDTATGAELAAQSATRWGGVIGVGFEYGFTPNWSVGLEYDHLFMGHRNNSFTVADPRLAAFVNDRITQDVDMLTVRFNYRFGWGSNPVVARY from the coding sequence ATGATGAAAAGACTTCTGCTGACAACCATTGGCGTGGTGACGCTGGCCATGGGACCCGCCATGGCTGCCGATATGGCCGTGAAGGCGCCGCCCCCGGCACCGATTATTCCGATCTACAATTGGACGGGGCTCTACATCGGCGGCAATGGTGGCTGGGCGCAGAACCACAATTGTGTCGATTTCCTTGACGCGGCCGGCATCGCCGTCGCTTCCGGCTGCCGCGATCGTTCCGGTGGTGTTATCGGTGGCCAGCTTGGTTATCGCTGGCAGGCCAGCCAGTGGGTGTTTGGTTTGGAAGCTCAGGGCGATTGGGCGGATTTGAGCAATCAGCGCGTCAGCCTGTTCGATCCAACGCTCTCCACGCGCGCCAAAACGAGCGCTATCGGCCTCTTCACCGGCCAGATTGGCTACGCCTGGAATGCGTCACTGCTCTACGTGAAGGGCGGCGCTGCGGTGACAGACAATCGCCTCAGCGTACTTGATACTGCGACCGGCGCCGAGCTCGCGGCGCAAAGCGCAACCCGCTGGGGTGGTGTTATCGGTGTCGGATTCGAGTATGGCTTCACGCCGAACTGGTCGGTGGGTCTCGAATACGACCATCTGTTCATGGGGCACCGGAATAATTCGTTTACGGTCGCTGATCCGCGACTTGCTGCTTTCGTGAACGATCGGATCACCCAGGACGTGGATATGCTCACCGTGCGCTTCAACTACCGGTTTGGCTGGGGCAGCAATCCGGTCGTCGCGAGGTATTGA